Part of the Bacillus cereus group sp. RP43 genome is shown below.
GGTGAAGTTGCAAAGGCGAATGAATTATTGCAAAACAAGATGCTTGAGTACAAGGTTGATACGAGAAAAAAAGACCATCTATGGTGTACATGTATTGCAGCAGTTCAAATAGAAGGCGAGAAACTTGAATATGCACAATTAGGTGATTGTATGATCGTTGCAATGCTTCAGGATGGAGCGATGAGAGTATTAACGAAAGATACAGTTAAGGGAATTAGTAAACGTGCAAAAAAAAAGAGAGAGGAAGATAGAGGAAATGGATTACCTGTACCTGAAGAACACGTTTTTCAAGATGTTCGAGAGCAGTTAAAATACAATCGTTATCTTGCAAATATGCCAAACGGCTACTCTGTTGCAAATGGGATGAAAGAAGCTATGGATTATTTACAATATGGTGAATTACAGGTAGCTGAAGTAAGTGGGATTTTTATTTGTTCAGACGGATTGTTTCACCCTGATTGGTCGTTAGAACAGATTGTGGCATATATAAGAAAGAATAGTATAAAAGAATATGTAGCGATCATTGAAAGGCTAGAGGGAGAAAATAGAATAAGACCAGATGATAAAACAGTTATTATGATCGATTTGTAAGAGGAGGATGTTCATATGGAAATTAAATGTGCAAATTTAACATTTCAAAATGAGTTAGTTCCTTTAGAAAAAGTAAATAAACTGATTATCCACCATACGTCAGAAGATGGATGGGATGTGTATAAAACTCACGAATTTCATCAAAAGGTAAGAGGATGGAGCGGGATTGGTTACAATTATTTTATTGAGGAAGATGGAACTGTAGTCGAAGGGCGAGGTTTACATATTGGAGCACATGCGAAAGATAATAATAGTGATACAATTGGAATATGTATGACGGGAAATTTTGATAAATATGATCCAACTACCCCGCAAATGAATTCATTATATTTTTTATGTAAAATGTTTATGAAGCAGTTTGCCATAGAGAAAGGAAATATACTAGGTCATAGGGAGTTAGAAGGGGTTACAAAAACTTGTCCAGGAAATCGCTTTTCTATGGTAGAGTTAAGAAAAGTATTATCTTAAATATAGAGGAGTAACTAACGATGATGAACATAAAAATACCGAATGATAAAAAAGAAGAGCTTGTAGCACAAATTCAGCAATTTTTCATGGAAGAAGATTTAGATGAAATTGGACGTTTCCAAGCAGAACGTTTAATAGAAGAAATGATAAAGTTAGTAGGACCATTTGCATATAATCAAGCAATTGGAGATGCTAGAAAACTTGTAAGTGAGAAATTAACGAATATTGAAGAAGATTTGTATGTGTTAGAGAAGAGTGAAGGGAAATAAACAAAGAGCCAAAGGGCTCTTTGTTTATTTCCCTTCTTTATGCTCTTTATATTCATGTATTTTCTCTTTTACATTACCGACAGTATCTTTAGCAGTGCCTTTTACCTTATCCCATTTTCCTTCAGCTTGTAATTTCTTATTGTCAGTTACTTTCCCGACAACTTCTTTTACTTCACCCTTTACCTTATCAATGGCACCCTCTACTTTTTCTTTTAAACCATGCTCATGTTTTGACATACACTTCTCCTCCTTGTAGTTTGATTAGAATTCTCTTTTCATGTTGCAAGTTGAATGATGTATCTAGTAATAGCGTAACAAATTTAGTTTGAATATTCAAATGATTAACAGGATAGAAAGGTAATTGTCATAAAATGTATACATTCGTAATGGAAAGAAAAAGAAAGTTAATTATATGTCTTTCGCAGTCCATATTGATTTTGTATAAGCAATTTTCATATGGGCACGTTCCATATTATTTTGACTGCCGCTACCAAATCGAGCTTGTCCAACTATTAAATGACAGTTTGTCGCTATAGCTTTTTCTATTCGTTTTTGAATTAATGCAGTATGACAACCTTTGCGCTGGAATTCTGGCAAAGTAGCGGATGCAGCTAATGAGGCAACACCTTTATTTATATAAAGTACACCTATACTAGTTGGAATATTTTGAACTTCAACTATGAAAAAATGCCACCCTGGCTGATTGTAAAGAATTTCATTATTTTGACGAACACCATCTTTTGTAAAAGAAGGCATATTAAATCCCTGAACATAAATATCTGCAAAAGTATGAAACTCATTTTCTTTCAGTTTGCGTACTGAAATGGTAGAAGGGGGAAGCGAAAAAGCTTGTCCCGGTATACTGTATAAAGCGGTATGGAAGCTAGATTGGTAAAAGCCTTTTTGAGATAAGTATTGAAATAGTTCAGTTGTACCTTGAGCCGGTGTAATTTCAAAACGGCAAGGGATTTGTAGTGATTGATAATAAGAGATGATTTCATCTATCTCGTCTGTATTTGTAAATGCAATGCCCTTTACTGTGTTAAAAGTAGGACCAACAATTATTTTTGATGAAAAGGCAGTAGCACTCCCAAACTTTTTCAATTGTACTTGCATTGGATTTTCTGACATCGCTTGTAATGCCTTTAATCTAGAAGATAGCATATCTATTTCTGCGTTTTCAATTTCACTTGCTGTATCGAGTGTCATAATAGTACACATAAAATTCCTCCAAAAAAATATATTCATAGTATATATACGTTTTTTCTAATAGGATTCCTGTTGTAATGTAAGAGAATAAGAAGGTTTTTGGAAGGGAAATGGAAGTGAACTGTCGAAGGGAGTAGAAACAGATTAAAGGTGGTGCTCTCATGAAACTGAAAGACGTGCAGGCATGCTCTAATTGCGGTTCTCATAACATAGGAGAAGGTGAGTTTGTCGGATATGCACAAATAAGGAAAAAGGAAACGATGTTTACATCATCTCCAGTAGATGCTTATGTTTGTACGGACTGCGGGAATATCCTTTTATTAAAGGTACGGAATTATGAAAAGTTTAAACAGAAGCCGTTATGATTATTGAGAAGTGGTAATATAAAACGTTGTACACGAAATATATTACATTAAGTTAATTTAATATAATATAAGTGACATTTTACATATATATGAGTACGCCTTAAAAAAGAGATAAAAACATATACTGTATAAGATGCATTACATGATACAGAAAAATATATAGAAGAAATTAAAAGTAGCCATCTTAGAATAGTTCATAACGAAAACTCCTTTAAATGAATAAAGGAGTTTTTTTATTTTTATAACAATAATTACCTTTAATTGTTATAATTGGTTATTAAGGGACAGTTGTTTTATTAACGCCATAATCATAGAAGAAAAATAGCTAAATCGTATATAAAACCGCTATATAACATAATCGCAACCGTAAGTTGACAAAGTGCAACTGTAGGAAGATAGAGATGAGAGCAATGTTTACATACAATTTAGTTAAGAAAGCAAAGGGGGATACACATATGGGATTTGGTGAAAAGCTTTTTAAATTAAGAAAGGAAAAAGGCCTTTCTCAAGAAGCGTTAGCTGAGAAATTAAACACGACAAGGCAAGCGGTTAGTAAATGGGAGAATGGTCAAGGTTTTCCTGAAACTGAAAAACTAATAATGATTGGAAATGTATTTGAAGTCTCTCTCGATTACTTATTAAAAGAAACTGCTGAGCAAAGTAATGAAAAGGAAAACGGTTATTATGTAAGTAAGGAAATGGCGGAAGGGTATGTAGTGTATGGGCAAAACATTTCTAAATATATCGCATTAGGATTTAGCTTGCTTATTTTATCTACAGTACCGTATTTATTATTAAAAGAAAATGCAACAATGTCTACGTTCCTTGTCATTATCATTGCAGTTCTTGGAATTGGAGCGATGATGGTACCTGTAACGATAGAAGAGAGTCGATACAATGTATTAAAAAAAGAAGAATTACTATTTGATCAAAATTTTTTGAAAGAATTGACAAAAAGATATGCGACTATTAAAAAGAAGTATGCTGCAGTAGTAATCGTTGGACTTTGTTTCATAGCAGCAGGAGCGATACCATTTTTATTTGAGAAAAAACGAATTACTTCAGGAGAGCTCGTGCAGTATTATCCTTATTGTGTTGTACTTATTGCTATCGGGTTTTATCTTTTTGTTCGTGTTTTAGGAGTGTTAGAGACGTATCGGATTTTAGTAGAAAATAAAGAATATAGTAATCGTTTCATTTTTAAACTGAAAAAGAAAGTGAGAGAAAAAGTAGACAATTTTTAATAGGAAAAAACATATTTTTATTCGTTTTTTATTAAAAGTTAAGATAGGAGTGGAATGATGTCAAACCTTCTAGAAATTAAAAATTTGAGTAAATCATTTGGAAACAAAGTTGTTTTAAGAGATGTTTCCTTCAATGTGCCGCCTGGATCAATTGTTGGATTCATTGGTGATAATGGGGCTGGGAAATCAACAACCTTTAAAACAGTACTAGAATTAATTTCTAAAGATAGCGGTACAGTAAAAATATTTGGTGAAGAAAATATAAGTAAATATGCCAAGATTAAGGAAAAGATAGGCGTCGTATTTGATGCAATGAATCTACCAGCTCATCTTACAATAAAACAACTAAATAAGGTTTTTGAAAAGATGTTTGAATCTTGGGATAGGGAAAATTTTTATCGATTAGTTAATACTTTCTCTTTATCTACCAATGAAAAAGTAGGTGGATTCTCACGTGGGATGTCAATGAAACTCTCTATAGCTATTGCGCTGTCGCATAATGCAAAATTATTAATCCTAGATGAAGCGACGGGAGGTCTTGATCCTTCATCCAGGGAGGGTGTGTTAGAGGAATTAAAAAGTTTTGTGAGTAAAAGTAATGGTGGTATATTACTTTCTTCTCATATTATGAGTGATGTAGAAAAAATAGCTAGCCACCTTATCATTATAAAAGATGGAGAAATTTTATTGAATGAAGAAAAAGATAATGTTTTGGGCAGTTACGCCATTGTAGATGTTGACGTGGAACAAATAACTTTAATCAATAAAGATATAGTTGTGGCAAAGAGGAACCATGGTTCTTATTTCAATGTACTCGTATCAAATGTACATAAATTACCAAGTGGAATTGCTCATAGAACCATCTCGATAGAAGAAATGAGTGTCTTATTAACGAGGAGTGAAAAATAAATGAGAGGTTTATTATTGACAAACTATTACCTAGTTTATCGAACTTTCTTTACGTTCATGGGAATAGCGATATTGGGAGCGGGATTCGTTTTTTATTTTGGTGATGCTTCAATGTACCGTTTAATTGCTACGTTCATTATCTTATTTGCTGCGATTCCTGCACTTGAAGTTATTAAATATGAGAGTAAGTCGGGTTATGAAAAATATGTACTTACTTTACCAGTTACTAGAAGTAATATTGTGCAAACCACTACTTTTTCTATTTTTTAGTTGTAATTATTGGTACCTTATTATCTTATGGCATATTTTATGTATATGGTTTAGTTTCAGATACACCAATTGATGATGGTATATTTAAGAGTGTTTCTTTAGGGACTTTCATCATTCTTAATGCCGGAGCAATAGCCTATCCACTCCTCTATGTTTTTGGAGCAGAAAAATCTGATGCTATTACAATTGGAGGCGCATGTGGGGGACTTGTTACTTATTTTGGATTACAAAGTGTAATTGGCTATCTAATAGAACAATTTCCAATATCAAATTTAAATTCATCTGTATACGTTTCAATTCTATATACAATATTTGGCGTTATCCTATATATCTTTTCTTTTTTTATTTCGGTATTTATATATCGTAAGAAGGAATTTTAGTAGATTTTCTCCTAGTATTTTCTGAATTATTTCCAAAGAAATAATTCAGAAAATACAGAAAAATATCGTAATTATTTGTAGAAGTCTGTTATAATATACAGAAATGAAAACGCTTTAAAGGGAGGATGTAAACAATATGATGATGAATGTACCTCTAACAATTAGTTCTATGATGGAAAGGGCAGAAAAACTATTCCCAAAGAAAGAAATCATTTCACGGACACATGATACAGTTACGACATTAACGTATAAGCAGCTAGGGGAAAGGACAAGAAGACTTTCCAGTGCGTTAAAAAAGCTTGGAATTAAAGAAGGCGAGCGCATAGGAACGTTAGCGTGGAATCATCATCGACATGTGGAGGCATATTTTGCTATTCCAGGTATTGCTTCCGTTTTACACACAATTAATATTCGTTTATCTCCTCAACATATTTCATATATTATTCAGCATGCAGAAGATCGAATTCTACTTATTGATGAAGATCTCGTACCACTCATTGAGAATATCCAGTCTGAATTATCGACTGTACAAGCATATATTATTATGACTGATAAAGAGGAGCTCCCAAAAACTACACTTCAGCCTGTATATCATTATGAGAAACTTTTAGAAGAAGGCGACCCGAATTTCCAATTTGTTAAAGAGATTGATGAAAATACACCTGCTGGTATGTGTTATACGTCAGCGACTACAGGGAATCCAAAAGGTGTTGTTTATACACATCGTAGTACAGTGTTGCACTGTATGGCACTCGGATTAGCGGATACGACAGCTTTATCGGAAAGTGATGCAGCAATGGCTATTGTGCCAATGTTTCATGTGAACGCTTGGGGACTTCCTTTTGCGGCTACTTGGTTTGGGGCAAAACAAGTTCTTCCGGGACCGATGTTTACACCGAAAATTTTATTAGAAATGATTCAAACTGAAAAAGTAACGATAGCTGCAGGTGTGCCGACAATTTGGCTCGGTGTTTTACAAGAGTTAGAAAATAATAGTTACGATTTATCTAGTATAACGAGACTACTATGCGGAGGCGCAGCTGCACCGAAAAGCGTTATTAAAGCGTTTGAGCAAAAATATAATGTTCCTTTCGTACATGCATATGGCATGACTGAAACGAGTCCACTCGTAACGCTTGCACGTCTAAAAAGCTATGAAACAGATTTGGCGTATGAAGAACAACTTGAGATAAGATCGAAGCAAGGATATCTTGTCCCTGGTGTAGAGATGAAAGTAGTCGGTACAAATGGTGAAGTGAAGTGGGACGGTACGGAGATGGGAGAACTATGTTTACGAGCGCCATGGATCGCTGCAAGCTATTATAACGATGATCGTACTGTCGAAGGTTTTCGTGATGGTTGGTTATATACAGGAGATGTCGTTACGGTTGACGAGGAAGGGTGCGTAAAGATTGTTGATCGTACGAAGGATGTTATTAAAAGCGGGGGAGAATGGATTTCCTCAGTTGACCTTGAAAATGCTCTAATGGCACATGACGCTATATTTGAAGCGGCTGTCGTTGCAATCCCACACCCGCAGTGGCAAGAGCGTCCAGTTGCCTGCGTTGTACAAAAGAAAAATAGTACTGTTACAAAAGAAGAACTATATGAATTTTTAAAACCACAGTTTGCGAAGTGGTGGTTACCAGACGATATTGTATTTCTGGAGGAAATTCCGAAAACATCTGTTGGGAAGTTTTTAAAACAGGCGCTTCGGAAAGAACTTGAGCATTTGCATAAAGAGAAATAATCGAATTTATATTTGTAAACTTATATAAAAATAAGGTTGACAAAGGATAGGTAGAAAGATAATATAACTTCTATAATATGTTATCTAAAAATCATTTTAAGTTTACAAATAGGAGAAGCAAATATGAATACAAAAAACTTAGTTTTCGTCGCTTTATTTAGTTCTATTATGGGAGTGTTAGGATTAATACCTCCAATTGCTCTTGCTATTACACCAGTTCCGATTACATTACAATCACTTGGTGTTATGCTTGCTGGCGGGTTGTTAGGCTCACGCCTTGGCGCATTAAGTCAGCTTATTTTCTTACTAATAGTTGGAGTTGGAGCACCATTACTTGCTGGTGGACGCGGGGGTCCAGGTATATTTGTTGGACCGAGTGCAGGATATTTACTTGGTTATATCGTTGGAGCGTTTGTCATTGGTTATTTAATTGAGCGTTTACGTGAAGTTTCTATTATAAAGGTATTATGTATTAATATAATTGGTGGTATTTTCGTAGTTTATGTATTTGGTATTATTGTACAAGCCTTCGTAATGGATATTTCCATATGGCAGACGATGAAAGTAAGTGTTGTATTTTTACCAGGTGATTGCATAAAGGCGATTATAGCAGCAATTCTCGTAACGAAATTACATCGTTCATTGAAACATATTATTACGCCTGCTTTGAGGAATAAAAAAATTACAAATGCAGGATAAGAAAAAGGAGAAACACGTTACGTGCGTGTTTCTCTTTATTATTTTGTAAAGAAAGGACGTCTCACATGGGGATTACAAAAGAATACAAAAAGTATGCCTCTTTACAACCGAATAAAATAGCGATTAAAGAAAATGATAGAGTGTTAACATATAAAGATTGGTTCGAGTCAGTTTGTAAAGTAGCAAATTGGTTGAATGAAAAAGAATCGAAGAATAAAACAGTAGCAATTGTATTAGAAAATCGTATGGAGTTTTTACAACTATTTGCAGGTGCTGCTATGGCTGGATGGGTTTGTGTGCCGCTAGATATAAAATGGAAACGAGATGAACTTAAAGAAAGAATAGCGATTAGTAAACCGGATATTATTGTGGCGGAGCAGTATAGGCTCAATGATATATCGTGCGAAGAAGAAAGGGTTATTGAGATTGAAGAATGGAAAGAAATGATTGAGAACTATCTTCCTATATATCATCCTGTAGAAAATGTACAAAACGCTCCTTTTTATATGGGATTTACATCGGGATCAACCGGAAAGGCAAAAGCATTTTTACGTGCTCAACAGTCATGGGTACATAGTTTTGATTGCAATGTACATGATTTTTATATGAAAAATACAGATTCTATTTTAATAGCTGGGACGCTTGTTCATTCTTTATTCTTATATGGAGCAATAAGTGCCTTATCTTTAGGGCAAACGGTACATATAATGAGAAAGTTTGTACCAGTTCAAGTGCTATCTAGTATAAAGATAGAGAATATTTCTGTAATGTATACAGTTCCTACAATGCTTGAGTCTTTATATAAAGAAAATAAAGTAATTGAAAGTGAAATGAAAATTATTTCGTCAGGAGCGAAATGGGAAGCTGAAGCAAAAGAAAAGATGAAGAATGTGTTTCCTTATGCAAAAAGATATGAGTTTTATGGTGCGTCTGAGCTAAGTTTTGTAACGGCATTGATCGATGAAGAGAGTGAAAGAAAGCCGACTTCAGTAGGGAAGCCTTGTCATAATGTACAAGTTCGAATATGTAATGAAGCAGGAGAAGAAGTACAGACAGGTGAGATAGGAACTGTGTATGTGAAAAGTGATCAGTTTTTTATGGGCTATGTATCGGATGGAGCTATAATCCGGCAATTGTCCAAGGGTGGTTGGATGACAGTACAAGATGTGGGCTACCAAGATGAAGAAGGCTATATATATATTGTTGGTAGAGAGAAGAATATGATTTTATTTGGAGGAATAAATATTTACCCAGAAGAAATAGAAAGTGTATTACAGACACATCCAGCTGTTGATGAAATAGTTGTAGTTGGTGTAGAAGATAGTTATTGGGGTGAAAAACCTGTCGCTATCGTAAAAGGAAGTGCTACGAAGCAACAATTAAAGAGCTTTTGCCTACAACGATTATCCTCTTTTAAAATACCGAAAGAATGGCATTTTGTAGATGACATCCCTTATACAAGTAGCGGGAAAATAGCTCGTAATGCAGCAAAAAGTATCATTGAAAATCAGGAGAAGATATATGAATAGAGCAGTTATTGTGGAAGCGAAAAGGACACCCATTGGCAAAAAAAACGGGATGTTGAAAGATTATGAAGTTCAGCAATTACTAGCGCCGCTTCTTACGTTTCTAAGTAAAGGAATTGAGAGAGAAATAGATGATGTCATACTAGGTAACGTCGTTGGACCAGGAGGTAATGTTGCAAGATTATCTGCTTTAGAAGCAGGACTCGGTTATCATATTCCTGGTGTAACGATTGATCGGCAATGTGGTGCAGGATTAGAAGCCATTCGTACTGCGTGTCATTATATTCAAGGCGGGGCAGGTAATTGTTATATCGCTGGGGGAGTAGAGAGTACAAGTACGTCAACTTTTCAAAATAGAGCACGGTTTTCGCCTGAAATAATTGGGGATCCAGATATGGGATTAGCCGCTGAGTATGTTGCAGAGCAGTATAACATAACAAAAGAGATGCAAGATGAATATGCTTGTCTTAGCTATAAAAGAACGCTGCAAGCATTAGAAAAAGGATATATACAAGAAGAGATATTACCTCATTATTTTAATGGATTATTAGATGAATCTATAAAGCGAGAAATGAATTATGAAAGAATGATTAAGAGAACGAAACCTGTATTTTTACAAAATGGAACGGTAACAGCAGGAAATTCGTGTGGTGTAAATGACGGGGCATGTGCTGTTCTTGTAATGGAAGAGGGGCAAGCCCGGAAATTAGGATACAAGCCTGTTCTTCGTTTTGTTCGCAGTGCTGTAGTTGGAGTTGATCCAAACCTTCCTGGAACTGGTCCGATATTTGCAGTGAACAAGTTATTAAATGAAATGAATTTAAAAGTAGAGGACATTGATTATCTTGAAATAAATGAAGCATTTGCTGCAAAAGTTGTTGCTTGTGCAAAGGAGTTACAAATTCCGTATGAAAAGTTAAATGTAAATGGTGGTGCGATTGCACTTGGTCATCCGTACGGTGCATCTGGAGCTATGCTTGTAACGCGCTTGTTTTATCAGGCTAAAAGAGTGCATATGAAATATGGAATTGCGACATTAGGAATTGGTGGGGGAATAGGGCTTGCTCTATTATTTGAGAAAATAGAAGACTAGCAAGATAACTAGTTTTCTACTTTTTGAGGAACATACACGTTGCTACCAGGTTTTGTTTTTATTTTGTTCCAGGCAGCGATTGCATCAGCTTTTGATTTTCCTTTGTTGCAAGGATCTTCGAAAAAATCACGAGTAAAACGATTGTATTCAAATTGTGTGCCGATAGTTGTTTTATAGGATGGGTCTTTTTTACGTTCGTTTTCTTCGTACCAAAACTTTATCGCGTCTTCATATGTTTTTCCGATATTCTCTTTAAAAAACTTTTGAAGAGCTACTGTAAAGCGAAAGTTTGCTCCAATTTTTTCTGTGAAGAAAGTACGAACTTCTTCACTACAGCGGTGATTTTCACTAATAATCGTTTGAAGAGAGAGATCTTTATAAGAGAGGGAAGTTTTACTTCCTTTTTGGTGAGAACTATTTTTTAATATTTTACCCGTTGCTAAATAATGAGAGATACG
Proteins encoded:
- a CDS encoding protein phosphatase 2C domain-containing protein, with translation MKITTYQQKSPLKQECEDSFFCNEHNMMYGVCDGATPLVPFCDEEGHNGAYIASHIFASHFTSLREINSLQGEVAKANELLQNKMLEYKVDTRKKDHLWCTCIAAVQIEGEKLEYAQLGDCMIVAMLQDGAMRVLTKDTVKGISKRAKKKREEDRGNGLPVPEEHVFQDVREQLKYNRYLANMPNGYSVANGMKEAMDYLQYGELQVAEVSGIFICSDGLFHPDWSLEQIVAYIRKNSIKEYVAIIERLEGENRIRPDDKTVIMIDL
- a CDS encoding N-acetylmuramoyl-L-alanine amidase, encoding MEIKCANLTFQNELVPLEKVNKLIIHHTSEDGWDVYKTHEFHQKVRGWSGIGYNYFIEEDGTVVEGRGLHIGAHAKDNNSDTIGICMTGNFDKYDPTTPQMNSLYFLCKMFMKQFAIEKGNILGHRELEGVTKTCPGNRFSMVELRKVLS
- a CDS encoding DUF2164 domain-containing protein, with protein sequence MMNIKIPNDKKEELVAQIQQFFMEEDLDEIGRFQAERLIEEMIKLVGPFAYNQAIGDARKLVSEKLTNIEEDLYVLEKSEGK
- a CDS encoding CsbD family protein; amino-acid sequence: MSKHEHGLKEKVEGAIDKVKGEVKEVVGKVTDNKKLQAEGKWDKVKGTAKDTVGNVKEKIHEYKEHKEGK
- a CDS encoding GNAT family N-acetyltransferase, giving the protein MCTIMTLDTASEIENAEIDMLSSRLKALQAMSENPMQVQLKKFGSATAFSSKIIVGPTFNTVKGIAFTNTDEIDEIISYYQSLQIPCRFEITPAQGTTELFQYLSQKGFYQSSFHTALYSIPGQAFSLPPSTISVRKLKENEFHTFADIYVQGFNMPSFTKDGVRQNNEILYNQPGWHFFIVEVQNIPTSIGVLYINKGVASLAASATLPEFQRKGCHTALIQKRIEKAIATNCHLIVGQARFGSGSQNNMERAHMKIAYTKSIWTAKDI
- a CDS encoding helix-turn-helix domain-containing protein codes for the protein MGFGEKLFKLRKEKGLSQEALAEKLNTTRQAVSKWENGQGFPETEKLIMIGNVFEVSLDYLLKETAEQSNEKENGYYVSKEMAEGYVVYGQNISKYIALGFSLLILSTVPYLLLKENATMSTFLVIIIAVLGIGAMMVPVTIEESRYNVLKKEELLFDQNFLKELTKRYATIKKKYAAVVIVGLCFIAAGAIPFLFEKKRITSGELVQYYPYCVVLIAIGFYLFVRVLGVLETYRILVENKEYSNRFIFKLKKKVREKVDNF
- a CDS encoding ATP-binding cassette domain-containing protein, whose translation is MSNLLEIKNLSKSFGNKVVLRDVSFNVPPGSIVGFIGDNGAGKSTTFKTVLELISKDSGTVKIFGEENISKYAKIKEKIGVVFDAMNLPAHLTIKQLNKVFEKMFESWDRENFYRLVNTFSLSTNEKVGGFSRGMSMKLSIAIALSHNAKLLILDEATGGLDPSSREGVLEELKSFVSKSNGGILLSSHIMSDVEKIASHLIIIKDGEILLNEEKDNVLGSYAIVDVDVEQITLINKDIVVAKRNHGSYFNVLVSNVHKLPSGIAHRTISIEEMSVLLTRSEK
- a CDS encoding long-chain-fatty-acid--CoA ligase → MMMNVPLTISSMMERAEKLFPKKEIISRTHDTVTTLTYKQLGERTRRLSSALKKLGIKEGERIGTLAWNHHRHVEAYFAIPGIASVLHTINIRLSPQHISYIIQHAEDRILLIDEDLVPLIENIQSELSTVQAYIIMTDKEELPKTTLQPVYHYEKLLEEGDPNFQFVKEIDENTPAGMCYTSATTGNPKGVVYTHRSTVLHCMALGLADTTALSESDAAMAIVPMFHVNAWGLPFAATWFGAKQVLPGPMFTPKILLEMIQTEKVTIAAGVPTIWLGVLQELENNSYDLSSITRLLCGGAAAPKSVIKAFEQKYNVPFVHAYGMTETSPLVTLARLKSYETDLAYEEQLEIRSKQGYLVPGVEMKVVGTNGEVKWDGTEMGELCLRAPWIAASYYNDDRTVEGFRDGWLYTGDVVTVDEEGCVKIVDRTKDVIKSGGEWISSVDLENALMAHDAIFEAAVVAIPHPQWQERPVACVVQKKNSTVTKEELYEFLKPQFAKWWLPDDIVFLEEIPKTSVGKFLKQALRKELEHLHKEK
- a CDS encoding biotin transporter BioY encodes the protein MNTKNLVFVALFSSIMGVLGLIPPIALAITPVPITLQSLGVMLAGGLLGSRLGALSQLIFLLIVGVGAPLLAGGRGGPGIFVGPSAGYLLGYIVGAFVIGYLIERLREVSIIKVLCINIIGGIFVVYVFGIIVQAFVMDISIWQTMKVSVVFLPGDCIKAIIAAILVTKLHRSLKHIITPALRNKKITNAG
- a CDS encoding acyl-CoA synthetase, translating into MGITKEYKKYASLQPNKIAIKENDRVLTYKDWFESVCKVANWLNEKESKNKTVAIVLENRMEFLQLFAGAAMAGWVCVPLDIKWKRDELKERIAISKPDIIVAEQYRLNDISCEEERVIEIEEWKEMIENYLPIYHPVENVQNAPFYMGFTSGSTGKAKAFLRAQQSWVHSFDCNVHDFYMKNTDSILIAGTLVHSLFLYGAISALSLGQTVHIMRKFVPVQVLSSIKIENISVMYTVPTMLESLYKENKVIESEMKIISSGAKWEAEAKEKMKNVFPYAKRYEFYGASELSFVTALIDEESERKPTSVGKPCHNVQVRICNEAGEEVQTGEIGTVYVKSDQFFMGYVSDGAIIRQLSKGGWMTVQDVGYQDEEGYIYIVGREKNMILFGGINIYPEEIESVLQTHPAVDEIVVVGVEDSYWGEKPVAIVKGSATKQQLKSFCLQRLSSFKIPKEWHFVDDIPYTSSGKIARNAAKSIIENQEKIYE
- a CDS encoding acetyl-CoA C-acyltransferase — encoded protein: MNRAVIVEAKRTPIGKKNGMLKDYEVQQLLAPLLTFLSKGIEREIDDVILGNVVGPGGNVARLSALEAGLGYHIPGVTIDRQCGAGLEAIRTACHYIQGGAGNCYIAGGVESTSTSTFQNRARFSPEIIGDPDMGLAAEYVAEQYNITKEMQDEYACLSYKRTLQALEKGYIQEEILPHYFNGLLDESIKREMNYERMIKRTKPVFLQNGTVTAGNSCGVNDGACAVLVMEEGQARKLGYKPVLRFVRSAVVGVDPNLPGTGPIFAVNKLLNEMNLKVEDIDYLEINEAFAAKVVACAKELQIPYEKLNVNGGAIALGHPYGASGAMLVTRLFYQAKRVHMKYGIATLGIGGGIGLALLFEKIED
- a CDS encoding DUF6434 domain-containing protein, with translation MRPPLTKSISLEDFQNYYWLKTELQIFCREHDLPASGSKIEISGRISHYLATGKILKNSSHQKGSKTSLSYKDLSLQTIISENHRCSEEVRTFFTEKIGANFRFTVALQKFFKENIGKTYEDAIKFWYEENERKKDPSYKTTIGTQFEYNRFTRDFFEDPCNKGKSKADAIAAWNKIKTKPGSNVYVPQKVEN